A single genomic interval of Pseudorca crassidens isolate mPseCra1 chromosome 19, mPseCra1.hap1, whole genome shotgun sequence harbors:
- the MPP3 gene encoding MAGUK p55 subfamily member 3 isoform X1, with amino-acid sequence MPVLSEDSGLHETLALLTSQLRPDSNQKEEMGFLRDVFSEKSLNYLMKIHEKLRYYERQSPTPVLHSAVALAEDVMEELQAASMHSDERELLQLLSTPHLRAMLMVHDTVAQKNFDPVLPPLPDNIDEDFDEESVKIVRLVKNKEPLGATIRRDEHSGAVVVARIMRGGAADRSGLVHVGDELREVNGITVLHKRPDEISQILAQSQGSITLKIIPATQEEDRLKDSKVFMRALFHYNPREDRAIPCQEAGLPFQRRQVLEVVSQDDPTWWQAKRMGDTNLRAGLIPSKQFQERRLSYRRATGTLPSPQSLKKPPYDQPCDEETCDCEGYFKGHYVAGLRRSFRLGRRERLGSPQEGKTSAVAESPKLPTYEEVTRYQHQPGEQPRLVVLIGSLGARLHELKQKVVAENPQHFGVAVPHTTRPRKSHEEDGVEYHFVSKQAFEADLHHNKFLEHGEYKENLYGTSLEAIQVVMAKNKVCLVDVEPDALQQLRTSEFKPYVIFVKPAIQEKRKTPPTSPACEDAAAPLDEEQREMAASAAFIDQHYGHLVDAVLVKEDLQSAYSQLRMLLERLSKETHWVPISWVR; translated from the exons ATGCCGGTGCTGTCCGAGGACTCTG GTTTGCATGAAACCCTGGCACTACTGACCTCTCAGCTCAGACCTGACTCCAACCAGAAGGAAGAGATGGGCTTCCTGAGGGATGTTTTCAGTGAAAAAAGCCTCAATTATTTAATGAAG ATTCACGAGAAGCTTCGCTATTACGAGAGGCAAAGTCCAACCCCTGTTCTGCACAGCGCTGTGGCCCTTGCCGAGGAT GTGATGGAGGAGCTGCAGGCCGCCTCCATGCACAGTGACGAGAGGGAACTGCTCCAGCTGCTGTCCACCCCTCACCTCAGG GCCATGCTCATGGTACATGACACGGTTGCCCAGAAGAATTTTGACCCCGTTCTCCCCCCTCTGCCCGATAATATTGACGAGGATTTTGATGAAGAATCAGTGAAGATTGTCCGCCTGGTGAAAAACAAGGAACCCCTG GGGGCCACCATCCGGCGGGATGAGCACTCAGGGGCTGTCGTGGTGGCCAGGATCATGCGAGGGGGCGCAGCAGACCGGAGCG GCCTGGTCCACGTTGGAGACGAGCTCCGGGAAGTGAACGGGATCACGGTCCTGCACAAGCGGCCTGACGAGATTAGCCAGATTCTG GCGCAGTCCCAGGGGTCCATCACCCTGAAAATCATCCCAGCCACCCAGGAGGAGGACCGCTTGAAGGACAGCAAG GTGTTCATGCGGGCCCTCTTCCACTACAACCCTCGGGAGGATCGGGCCATCCCCTGCCAGGAGGCAGGCCTGCCCTTCCAGCGCAGGCAGGTCCTGGAAGTGGTGAGCCAGGACGACCCCACGTGGTGGCAGGCCAAGCGAATGGGGGACACCAACCTTCGAGCTGGCCTCATCCCCTCCAAGCAGTTCCAGGAAAG GCGACTAAGCTACCGGAGAGCCACGGGCACCCTGCCGAGCCCCCAGAGCCTCAAGAAGCCCCCGT ATGATCAGCCTTGTGACGAAG AGACCTGTGACTGTGAGGGATATTTCAAAGGACACTATGTGG CTGGCCTTCGGAGGAGCTTCCGGCTGGGCCGCAGGGAGAGACTGGGAAGCCCGCAGGAAGGAAAGACATCTGCAGTGGCCGAGTCTCCGAAGCTGCCGACCTACGAGGAGGTGACCAGGTACCAGCACCAGCCCGGCGAGCAGCCCCGCCTGGTGGTTCTGATCG GGTCTCTGGGAGCCCGACTGCACGAGCTGAAGCAGAAGGTGGTGGCAGAGAACCCGCAGCACTTTGGTGTTGCTGTTCCAC ATACCACCAGGCCCAGGAAGAGCCATGAGGAGGATGGGGTGGAATATCACTTCGTCTCTAAGCAAGCGTTTGAGGCCGACTTGCATCACAACAA GTTCCTGGAGCATGGTGAATATAAGGAAAACCTCTATGGAACCAGCCTGGAAGCCATTCAGGTTGTGATGGCCAAAAACAAAGTGTGTTTGGTGGACGTGGAGCCAGAT GCACTGCAACAACTGAGGACCTCAGAGTTTAAACCCTACGTTATATTTGTAAAGCCTGCAATTCAGGAAAAGAGGAAGACGCCACCCACGTCCCCAGCTTGTGAGGATGCAGCGGCCCCACTT GATGAGGAGCAGCGAGAGATGGCCGCCTCTGCTGCCTTCATAGACCAGCATTACGGGCACCTGGTAGATGCTGTGCTGGTGAAGGAGGACCTCCAGAGTGCGTACAGCCAGCTCAGAATGCTCTTAGAGAGGCTGAGCAAGGAAACTCACTGGGTACCTATTAGTTGGGTCAGGTAA
- the MPP3 gene encoding MAGUK p55 subfamily member 3 isoform X2 translates to MPLLSEGTSGLGSPKVMEELQAASMHSDERELLQLLSTPHLRAMLMVHDTVAQKNFDPVLPPLPDNIDEDFDEESVKIVRLVKNKEPLGATIRRDEHSGAVVVARIMRGGAADRSGLVHVGDELREVNGITVLHKRPDEISQILAQSQGSITLKIIPATQEEDRLKDSKVFMRALFHYNPREDRAIPCQEAGLPFQRRQVLEVVSQDDPTWWQAKRMGDTNLRAGLIPSKQFQERRLSYRRATGTLPSPQSLKKPPYDQPCDEETCDCEGYFKGHYVAGLRRSFRLGRRERLGSPQEGKTSAVAESPKLPTYEEVTRYQHQPGEQPRLVVLIGSLGARLHELKQKVVAENPQHFGVAVPHTTRPRKSHEEDGVEYHFVSKQAFEADLHHNKFLEHGEYKENLYGTSLEAIQVVMAKNKVCLVDVEPDALQQLRTSEFKPYVIFVKPAIQEKRKTPPTSPACEDAAAPLDEEQREMAASAAFIDQHYGHLVDAVLVKEDLQSAYSQLRMLLERLSKETHWVPISWVR, encoded by the exons ATGCCATTGCTTAGTGAGGGGACGTCGGGACTCGGGAGCCCCAAG GTGATGGAGGAGCTGCAGGCCGCCTCCATGCACAGTGACGAGAGGGAACTGCTCCAGCTGCTGTCCACCCCTCACCTCAGG GCCATGCTCATGGTACATGACACGGTTGCCCAGAAGAATTTTGACCCCGTTCTCCCCCCTCTGCCCGATAATATTGACGAGGATTTTGATGAAGAATCAGTGAAGATTGTCCGCCTGGTGAAAAACAAGGAACCCCTG GGGGCCACCATCCGGCGGGATGAGCACTCAGGGGCTGTCGTGGTGGCCAGGATCATGCGAGGGGGCGCAGCAGACCGGAGCG GCCTGGTCCACGTTGGAGACGAGCTCCGGGAAGTGAACGGGATCACGGTCCTGCACAAGCGGCCTGACGAGATTAGCCAGATTCTG GCGCAGTCCCAGGGGTCCATCACCCTGAAAATCATCCCAGCCACCCAGGAGGAGGACCGCTTGAAGGACAGCAAG GTGTTCATGCGGGCCCTCTTCCACTACAACCCTCGGGAGGATCGGGCCATCCCCTGCCAGGAGGCAGGCCTGCCCTTCCAGCGCAGGCAGGTCCTGGAAGTGGTGAGCCAGGACGACCCCACGTGGTGGCAGGCCAAGCGAATGGGGGACACCAACCTTCGAGCTGGCCTCATCCCCTCCAAGCAGTTCCAGGAAAG GCGACTAAGCTACCGGAGAGCCACGGGCACCCTGCCGAGCCCCCAGAGCCTCAAGAAGCCCCCGT ATGATCAGCCTTGTGACGAAG AGACCTGTGACTGTGAGGGATATTTCAAAGGACACTATGTGG CTGGCCTTCGGAGGAGCTTCCGGCTGGGCCGCAGGGAGAGACTGGGAAGCCCGCAGGAAGGAAAGACATCTGCAGTGGCCGAGTCTCCGAAGCTGCCGACCTACGAGGAGGTGACCAGGTACCAGCACCAGCCCGGCGAGCAGCCCCGCCTGGTGGTTCTGATCG GGTCTCTGGGAGCCCGACTGCACGAGCTGAAGCAGAAGGTGGTGGCAGAGAACCCGCAGCACTTTGGTGTTGCTGTTCCAC ATACCACCAGGCCCAGGAAGAGCCATGAGGAGGATGGGGTGGAATATCACTTCGTCTCTAAGCAAGCGTTTGAGGCCGACTTGCATCACAACAA GTTCCTGGAGCATGGTGAATATAAGGAAAACCTCTATGGAACCAGCCTGGAAGCCATTCAGGTTGTGATGGCCAAAAACAAAGTGTGTTTGGTGGACGTGGAGCCAGAT GCACTGCAACAACTGAGGACCTCAGAGTTTAAACCCTACGTTATATTTGTAAAGCCTGCAATTCAGGAAAAGAGGAAGACGCCACCCACGTCCCCAGCTTGTGAGGATGCAGCGGCCCCACTT GATGAGGAGCAGCGAGAGATGGCCGCCTCTGCTGCCTTCATAGACCAGCATTACGGGCACCTGGTAGATGCTGTGCTGGTGAAGGAGGACCTCCAGAGTGCGTACAGCCAGCTCAGAATGCTCTTAGAGAGGCTGAGCAAGGAAACTCACTGGGTACCTATTAGTTGGGTCAGGTAA
- the MPP3 gene encoding MAGUK p55 subfamily member 3 isoform X3, whose translation MPVLSEDSGLHETLALLTSQLRPDSNQKEEMGFLRDVFSEKSLNYLMKIHEKLRYYERQSPTPVLHSAVALAEDVMEELQAASMHSDERELLQLLSTPHLRAMLMVHDTVAQKNFDPVLPPLPDNIDEDFDEESVKIVRLVKNKEPLGATIRRDEHSGAVVVARIMRGGAADRSGLVHVGDELREVNGITVLHKRPDEISQILAQSQGSITLKIIPATQEEDRLKDSKVFMRALFHYNPREDRAIPCQEAGLPFQRRQVLEVVSQDDPTWWQAKRMGDTNLRAGLIPSKQFQERRLSYRRATGTLPSPQSLKKPPYDQPCDEETCDCEGYFKGHYVAGLRRSFRLGRRERLGSPQEGKTSAVAESPKLPTYEEVTRYQHQPGEQPRLVVLIGSLGARLHELKQKVVAENPQHFGVAVPRYAGLSPGPGRSHMPRSD comes from the exons ATGCCGGTGCTGTCCGAGGACTCTG GTTTGCATGAAACCCTGGCACTACTGACCTCTCAGCTCAGACCTGACTCCAACCAGAAGGAAGAGATGGGCTTCCTGAGGGATGTTTTCAGTGAAAAAAGCCTCAATTATTTAATGAAG ATTCACGAGAAGCTTCGCTATTACGAGAGGCAAAGTCCAACCCCTGTTCTGCACAGCGCTGTGGCCCTTGCCGAGGAT GTGATGGAGGAGCTGCAGGCCGCCTCCATGCACAGTGACGAGAGGGAACTGCTCCAGCTGCTGTCCACCCCTCACCTCAGG GCCATGCTCATGGTACATGACACGGTTGCCCAGAAGAATTTTGACCCCGTTCTCCCCCCTCTGCCCGATAATATTGACGAGGATTTTGATGAAGAATCAGTGAAGATTGTCCGCCTGGTGAAAAACAAGGAACCCCTG GGGGCCACCATCCGGCGGGATGAGCACTCAGGGGCTGTCGTGGTGGCCAGGATCATGCGAGGGGGCGCAGCAGACCGGAGCG GCCTGGTCCACGTTGGAGACGAGCTCCGGGAAGTGAACGGGATCACGGTCCTGCACAAGCGGCCTGACGAGATTAGCCAGATTCTG GCGCAGTCCCAGGGGTCCATCACCCTGAAAATCATCCCAGCCACCCAGGAGGAGGACCGCTTGAAGGACAGCAAG GTGTTCATGCGGGCCCTCTTCCACTACAACCCTCGGGAGGATCGGGCCATCCCCTGCCAGGAGGCAGGCCTGCCCTTCCAGCGCAGGCAGGTCCTGGAAGTGGTGAGCCAGGACGACCCCACGTGGTGGCAGGCCAAGCGAATGGGGGACACCAACCTTCGAGCTGGCCTCATCCCCTCCAAGCAGTTCCAGGAAAG GCGACTAAGCTACCGGAGAGCCACGGGCACCCTGCCGAGCCCCCAGAGCCTCAAGAAGCCCCCGT ATGATCAGCCTTGTGACGAAG AGACCTGTGACTGTGAGGGATATTTCAAAGGACACTATGTGG CTGGCCTTCGGAGGAGCTTCCGGCTGGGCCGCAGGGAGAGACTGGGAAGCCCGCAGGAAGGAAAGACATCTGCAGTGGCCGAGTCTCCGAAGCTGCCGACCTACGAGGAGGTGACCAGGTACCAGCACCAGCCCGGCGAGCAGCCCCGCCTGGTGGTTCTGATCG GGTCTCTGGGAGCCCGACTGCACGAGCTGAAGCAGAAGGTGGTGGCAGAGAACCCGCAGCACTTTGGTGTTGCTGTTCCAC ggtacgcgggtttgagccctggtccaggaagatcccacatgccgcggagcgactaa